One genomic segment of Streptomyces sp. NBC_00239 includes these proteins:
- the lpdA gene encoding dihydrolipoyl dehydrogenase: protein MANDASTVFDLVILGGGSGGYAAALRASQLGLDVALIEKNKLGGTCLHNGCIPTKALLHAGEIADQAREAAQFGVKATFEGIDIAGVHKYKDEIIAGLYKGLQGLVASRKVTYIEGEGRLSSPTSVDVNGQRIQGRHVLLATGSVPKSLPGLDIDGNRIISSDHALVLDRVPQSAIILGGGVIGVEFASAWKSFGTDVTVIEGLKHLVPVEDENSSKILERAFRKRGIKFNLGTFFEKAEYTENGVRVTLADGKTFEAEVLLVAIGRGPVSQGLGYEEQGVATERGYVLVDEYMQTNVPTISAVGDLVPTLQLAHVGFAEGILVAERLAGLKTVPIDYDGVPRVTYCHPEVASVGITEAKAKEIYGADKVVALKYNLAGNGKSKILKTAGEIKLVQVKDGAVVGVHMVGDRMGEQVGEAQLIYNWEALPAEVAQLIHAHPTQNEAMGEAHLALAGKPLHAHD, encoded by the coding sequence GTGGCGAACGACGCCAGCACCGTTTTCGACCTAGTGATCCTCGGCGGTGGCAGTGGCGGTTACGCCGCGGCGCTGCGCGCTTCCCAGCTGGGTCTGGACGTTGCCCTGATCGAGAAGAACAAGCTCGGCGGCACCTGCCTGCACAACGGCTGCATCCCCACGAAGGCTCTGCTGCACGCGGGCGAGATCGCGGACCAGGCCCGCGAAGCCGCGCAGTTCGGCGTCAAGGCCACCTTCGAGGGCATCGACATCGCGGGTGTGCACAAGTACAAGGACGAGATCATCGCGGGCCTGTACAAGGGTCTGCAGGGTCTGGTCGCCTCCCGCAAGGTGACGTACATCGAGGGTGAGGGCCGCCTTTCCTCGCCGACCTCCGTCGACGTCAACGGCCAGCGCATCCAGGGCCGCCACGTCCTGCTGGCGACCGGCTCCGTGCCGAAGTCGCTGCCGGGCCTGGACATCGACGGCAACCGCATCATCTCCTCGGACCACGCGCTGGTCCTGGACCGCGTGCCCCAGTCCGCGATCATCCTGGGCGGCGGCGTCATCGGCGTCGAGTTCGCCTCGGCGTGGAAGTCCTTCGGCACCGACGTCACCGTCATCGAGGGCCTCAAGCACCTCGTGCCGGTCGAGGACGAGAACAGCTCGAAGATCCTGGAGCGCGCGTTCCGTAAGCGCGGCATCAAGTTCAACCTCGGCACCTTCTTCGAGAAGGCCGAGTACACCGAGAACGGTGTGCGCGTCACCCTCGCCGACGGCAAGACCTTCGAGGCCGAGGTGCTGCTGGTCGCCATCGGCCGCGGCCCGGTCTCGCAGGGCCTCGGCTACGAGGAGCAGGGCGTCGCGACGGAACGCGGCTACGTCCTGGTCGACGAGTACATGCAGACCAACGTGCCGACCATCTCGGCCGTCGGTGACCTCGTCCCCACCCTTCAGCTCGCGCACGTCGGCTTCGCCGAGGGCATCCTGGTCGCGGAGCGTCTGGCCGGTCTCAAGACCGTCCCGATCGACTACGACGGTGTCCCGCGCGTCACGTACTGCCACCCCGAGGTCGCTTCCGTCGGCATCACCGAGGCCAAGGCCAAGGAGATCTACGGCGCGGACAAGGTCGTGGCCCTGAAGTACAACCTTGCGGGCAACGGCAAGAGCAAGATCCTCAAGACCGCGGGCGAGATCAAGCTCGTCCAGGTCAAGGACGGTGCCGTGGTCGGCGTCCACATGGTCGGTGACCGGATGGGCGAGCAGGTCGGCGAGGCCCAGCTGATCTACAACTGGGAAGCCCTGCCGGCCGAGGTCGCGCAGCTCATCCACGCGCACCCCACGCAGAACGAGGCGATGGGCGAGGCCCACCTGGCCCTCGCCGGCAAGCCGCTGCACGCACACGACTAA